ttatttgctttttaattatgGCTGAACTTTGTAGAGGTCAAGTTATTTTACATATCCAGTTTatcataaaagataaataattatacatatgtggataagttattaattaattgagaACTCATTGTGAGGTGTGCATATGCATGCAGTGGTTTGTGGGCTTATCAAGATAATAGGGGCTGTCCCTATTTGACTTTGATGGTTCATTCACTTGCTAGGAGCTATAAGATTCTGTAACATTCATGTATccatatattttcacaaaggAAATTATTCCTTGACATTGGAATTTATGAGCTTGTTGATTATTACAGTTGAGAAGTGCCATTGATCCAAAGAGGCACTACAAGAAGGGTGATTCAAAGTCGAAAACACTGCCCAAGTATTTTCAGGCAAGTCTATTTGTGATTTCTGGACTAATGCTAGCCATGTTGGAGTTTAAGTGCGACTGTGTGGGTATCATTTGTTTGGGTTTGCTTGGCTTGTTCTTAGTATGCTTGGATTTTTGCAATCAGGTGGGCACTGTGGTTGAGTCAGCATCAGACTTCTTTACAGGTAGACTAACAAAGAAGCAGAGGAAGGCAACGATTGCAGATGAGTTACTGTCTGATCATACCCTTGCTAAGTACAGGTGAGATATGCAACTTTGTCTTGTGTGTGGTTACAAATCCACATTGCAGAAAGCTATATGTTGAttaaagtttagatattaatctGTACAATGATGCGTGATGTTTTCTTtcatgaaaatatgtttcttgtcTTGAAAGAGCAGGTGATTACAATGAGTTATACAGCTCATCGGCAAAGGGAATAATCTAGAAGCTACTCTGTTCTATAAAAGAATATGGTTTTCACTTTTGTTGTATTCAGACAGACCAAcccaataaaaacaaaatctttGGATTGACAAATTGTGAAGAAAGCATCTATAATTTGAAACATGGTTCTGGCATATATGACACTATAAAAGCGTGAGTGAATTTAGTATTAGATTTTTTGTTCTCATAAAAGGGGGGTGACATGAAATGCAATCTTGGTATTTATGCTTTGTACTTCTGGAAATTATACCCGACCAACTTGGTCATGATTCACCCATTAAAAGCAAGCTAAGATAAGAGTTCAATATTATGTGGCTTAGACATTTTGGTTGCTGTATTTTGCCTAATCAAAtttgttttgaatattttggaGGATGTTTGTATTTGTTTAATTCTTTTTGGATGGCCTGAATATCTTATTAAATGAAGACTTAATTTTGGCTTGTCTGTGCTGCTCTTTTGTTCATGCTGGAACTGTTTGCAGGAAACGCAAGGTTCAAGAGATAGAAGAAAAGAATCGGCCAGCTGGGAATGATAAATGGAAGAGAAAGGGCCGGCAGTCACGGAAGTACACAAAGCAGAGAAGGCACTGACATatctttgtcattttttttatcgGATTTTTCTCAACTGTGATTTACATTGAAGAGGATTGTTGGTGTCATGTTAAGAGTCAGAGAGAAAtatcaagttaaaaaaaaggagACAGAAATATACAGAAGGCAATCCTTGTACCATACAGAGACACAATTCCTTGACCTGCCTGGTCTGAACTTCTTATCTTGTACTTTGTAACGATTGATTTTGGCACTGCCACTAGTTGTTGCTATTAGCTATTGAGATGTTTTAAGTGTATGCTCTAAGGTAATACAATAGCCACTTTCTATTGAAAGTTTCTTTAGTTGGCCTGAGCAATTATGACACAATGGAAACCGGCTGTTTTTTGTTTCACTCCCTCTCCAATGACACAAGCTtgtgtaccaaaaactgaagcCATGGATGCAGGTCTTGACCAAGAAAAATTGTGGCAGTAAGCAAGCCTATTATTTTCCACGGGTCTGGCTTTTTTGGGTCAGGACTTCTCCTATGATGGTTGTATCGGATTTAGATTCTTAAGTTCTTGTTCGAATTtggctttgttttttttcctctctctctctctctctctctaatctaGCTTTTAGAAAGTATTACAGAAACTAAGGAGGGTCTTTTccactattaatatatagaatactAGTATGGATGATATCTAAAGGAATGTTACCAAACATAAAGAGTTTGTAGCAGCTCATTACACTATTGAGTGCTCAAATCAATTTTGAGATCTATCAATTTTTTTGAAGCTCTAATTTTTGTGAGAACGAAATGAGCTTGCAATGTCTTCTAAGATCGGGTAATTTGCCAAACTACATCCTCTCCATAGATGGAAGAGATGATTAACTGGGAGTCTCCCTATAAAAGGATGGATGGATAGTTGAAGTGTTCTATCATTTTGAGAGCCAACTTTACTGCTAAAGTTTCTGCAATCACTAGAGCAGTAGTGAGATTTTTCTTAGTCTATATTTCAATAATCTCTCTTTTGAATTCCTACTTACTATTGAGACGGTAGAAGAAGAGTTTCTACAGCTACATCGAAAGAGATACAGATTTGGATTTAAAGTAGTTTCTGCCATATATAAAATACGTCTCAATGTCTCATAGCATTTAGagtatgaaaaatgatatggaCAACCGAAGTGTGGCCTCGCCGTGTCCTCACAGCCTACGTAACGAAAAActtaaacgacgtcgttttgtaAGAGGGGCTTTGCTCTCCATCCCATTTCGCACTTTCtatcttctttttctattttctccaTCCCCATGATTACCTTTCATCTTCTCCAAGCCGCAGACGCACTCCTCATCTTCTTCATAGAGCCACGAAAACACTAGTCTCCAAGCCACGAAACAAAcgctttcttcatcttcttcacatAGCCACGAAGCCAACACTAATCTCCAAGCCACAAAACAGACGCTCTCTTCGTCTTCTTCATAGAGCCACGAAAACACTGGTCTCCAAACCATGAAATAGACACTCTCTTAATCTTTTTCCCAGAGCCACGAAGCCAACACTGGTCTCCAAGCCACGAAACAGACActctctttgtcttcttcaCAGAGCCACGAAGCCAGTggtcttctcttcatcttctctaTGTAGCCACGAATCCACCGTTAAGTATAACGCGCACATAATATTCAAAGTTGGCCATATTCATCAAAGAAGGTATTCAATTCCCTTGCATATCTAATCGAAGCAGTTTAAACATGATTCTGGAGTTACACAGATTAACTTCATTTGATTCACAGAGAGatagagacagagacagagacaaaGGACTAACTTCTATCCTCTGTTCTCACTTAAAGATCCGAGTATAAGGTTTAGCAGAGACAAAATATCcgtctttttcaaaaaaaaaaattcgaagatgagaaataagatttttcatttcttcattaTTTCCATTTCCTTCGTAAACATACTTCGACAAtgagaaacaagatttttcataaaagtaaatatattCTCATTCGTTTAGTTGGAGACCAATTAAAGGAAGAAAGaggcaaaaataaaaagagattggaaaaaaaatcaagaaaaaagcTCGGACAAAAAGAGGAAGGAAATGAACAGAAAGGGAAAGAATATGAAGAACTGAGCATGAACAAAATGAACAGAGTTGAACTTGCCTGGAACAAAGAAGCTCGCTTATTTACTTGATTGCTTTTCCAGAAAGAGAAAACGAAGAAGCCCCATTGTCCAATTCcagatttttcataaaagtcTGGCCATAAGAAATTTTCTCATctaacataaaattctcatctcatcattacaattttctcaaatcttcatataaaatataataaacaatttaactttttttttaatttttttaaatctcaatataatgataatattaaaatattttaatatttaatcttaaaattcaaaattttcatctgagAATTCTCAATGGCCAAGCAGAATTTTAATGTATTCTCTTCGTCTCTTCGACTACATTCCAAgcatattttcattttgttcatgCTCTCTGCGTCTTCAAGAAAACCTAGAAGAAGCCCCATTGTCCGGTTCCAgagttccatttttttttttaaataatattggcTGACATGGCTTAGCAGAGGACCAGCGAGGCCGCAGGGACGGTTGTCCCTAGAACTACTGTTATAGTATTAGTGCTATCCAAGAATTTCACTCGAGCAGCTATAAAGATTGTGGGACCATTATGTACGTAAATCTCTCACTCTAGACTCTAAAGTTTAGGCAAGAATTCTAGTAGGTCAAGATACATATATTGTCTAAACTCTCCAGGActttattattcttaattaatCAAACTAGGCACAATTCCTTATTTGCATTAACCAATTTGTGTGTCTATCTCTCGCGCTTTAGGCTCTAGAGTTTAGACAAGAACTCTAGCAAGGCAGTCTGAATGCATCTGTTATGTAAAATTTTGAGggctacatatttattatttttaattaatatatcaaacTAGGCATGATTCCTTATTTACAGGAAATATATAGATAGTGGTGAGATATGATAGGTCTTGTGATAATTACTTTGTAaaatctcttctttctttctttcttctgctTCTTCCTTTTGAAGGGAAACTGTCATCATTCGTTCATTAGAGAAACCTACATTCATAACCGAATATATATGAGAATGTCCCCATATCAAACATAAcatcataaaccaaaataatgcatttagagCTCAACTAGTACACTATTTCCTTTTGTAATTGGTCTGGTCTTTACTATTGCTAATACTCTCACGGGCAAACATCCAAGAGACAACACTCTATACCTAAACAGAGACTCAACCTCACCCTTTATAGAAAGAGAATACTCAACCTCTACAGACAAACATCTGaaagacaaactattttttttttcgttaacAAAAcggaaacaaaaaagaaaagcagtaagatagatgcaaaaaaaaaagggcgGATTATAGTTTGGACTAATTCCGATAGAGTACGGAATTTGTGACGGCCTGTGAAGGTAACACACTTGTCTCTTTTCAGCCACAAAGGTAAGATATGAAAGGTTTAATGGTAGTAGAGTTCAGTAATCTGGCGCGTGTGTGGAGAAGAGCTGCTGGAAGGGGTGGTGCGTGAGGACCACACATAGATATAGGCGACACATGAGAACCATGCATGATGATTTTCACAAAACCACCACTTTCTTCCAAACAATTTTCGACCTGTAAATCTGCTTGTACCGCGCATCTCTCTAAAACTGCCAGAAATATGTAGATTTGTCTTTTTCGACCTtgaaaaaagcaaaataaaattaagcaaAAGAAATCTTGATAGATAAGGTGGATTAATggaggaagaaggaaaagagagagaggaggaggatACCGAGGCCTCCTCCCTTTCTGACAAAAATCAGATTTGGAACTCTTGGTTTTTCGATTTTAGACCTGACCTTATGCCATTTGGTCTAAAAGACCTTGACTTTTGTAAAATCTCTTTAATTTAGTACAGATGATATTCAAGTAAAATCTTATCTTTattctatatttaatattatctctAGCATTGAGGTTGAATTTGATATTTTACATacgaaaaattatattcatcacTCTCATACCACACACCacataagattttttatttttaatttttttcacttacCACTTTCTTTTCcttaccaaatgtgtggtaagggaaaaaaattaaaaataaataaaataaaataaaaataaatatgatgtatgggatgatgagtagcaacgCTCTCtttaaaaatgacaaaataaaaactTCTCCCATCACATTAGCCGATATAGGATTAAAGATTAGGTCCAAGATTCAAGTCAAGTCAACCTTCTCTCTCGTCTTAATGTGAGGCAAGGATCAAATGGTTGTTGTTGTTCAATATCTATCATAATACGACCTTCAAAAAGTCTTAATGATCTATGAATAAAGTTTTAGCAACTATTTTACTcctaaatattaagaaaaccaCAAAAATACCTAAATGCATATATTATGATAATTTATAAGCAGCAAGTTAAAAATGGAGATTTTGATACAACACTCCATGTGCTTTGACCTATTTTGATTTAGCACACTATATAAGTTTT
This genomic interval from Carya illinoinensis cultivar Pawnee chromosome 2, C.illinoinensisPawnee_v1, whole genome shotgun sequence contains the following:
- the LOC122300306 gene encoding rRNA-processing protein fcf2-like — its product is MPESKPVIGLSWEPKLPTLSSGTHNGSVSKSQNQTEASALWRQPSELVDGLFVPPNDPKKLNKLMRKQLKDTAGKSWFEMPAQTITPEVEKDLRLLKLRSAIDPKRHYKKGDSKSKTLPKYFQVGTVVESASDFFTGRLTKKQRKATIADELLSDHTLAKYRKRKVQEIEEKNRPAGNDKWKRKGRQSRKYTKQRRH